The sequence below is a genomic window from Candidatus Binataceae bacterium.
GAGATTGGCCAAACCGGTCTGCACGGTGAGGCCGCCGTCAACCACAATCGCCTCGCCGGTGATGAACGAGGCCTCGTCCGAGGCGAGGAACAGCACCGTGTTGGCGATCTCGTCGGGTTCGCCGATCCGCCCAAGCGGCGCCGCTTCCGCCTGAAGCCGGCGGAATTCGTCGGCCCGATCGCCCGCGATCAGCTCCGGCGCGCGCGTATTGATCGCGCCCGGACAGACGCAGTTGATGCGGATTTTGTAGCGCGCGTTCTCCATCGCCGCGGCCCGCGTCAGATTGATCACGCCAGCCTTCGCGGCGTTGTAGGACGAGAGCCCATAGTCCCCGCGCGTGCCCGAAATGGACGCGGTATTGATGATCGCGCCGCCGCCCTGCTTGCGCATGATCGGAAGGCTGTACTTGATCCCAAGGAAGGTGCTGGTCAGCGTCACCGCCATCACGCGGTTCCAGCTCTCGAGCGTGGTCTCTTCGAGCGTCGCAACCTCCGCCGCGCCGGCGTTGTTGAACATCACGTCGAGCCGGCCGAAGCTGTCGAGCGCGAGCTTGATCGCCGCCCGCACGCCCTCGGCGTCCGACGCGTCCATCTTGATCTGCCGGGCCTTGCCGCCCGCTGCGACGATTTCCGCGCCGATCTTGTCGGCGCGCGTACCGCTCAGATCGGCCACGATCACCGCGGCCCCTTCGCGCGCGAAGCGCCGCACCGTCGCCGCGCCGATTCCCGAGCCGCCACCGGTAACGATCGCGACCCGCCCGTCGAGTTTTCCCGCCATGATTCTTGACCTCCCGAAACGTCGCCTTTGCCCGGCTCGCCGCCTGATGTAACTTGCGCTTGGACGTCCCTTTCGGACATCAACG
It includes:
- a CDS encoding SDR family NAD(P)-dependent oxidoreductase encodes the protein MAGKLDGRVAIVTGGGSGIGAATVRRFAREGAAVIVADLSGTRADKIGAEIVAAGGKARQIKMDASDAEGVRAAIKLALDSFGRLDVMFNNAGAAEVATLEETTLESWNRVMAVTLTSTFLGIKYSLPIMRKQGGGAIINTASISGTRGDYGLSSYNAAKAGVINLTRAAAMENARYKIRINCVCPGAINTRAPELIAGDRADEFRRLQAEAAPLGRIGEPDEIANTVLFLASDEASFITGEAIVVDGGLTVQTGLANLNTIRSGRA